From Pseudomonas sp. B21-028, one genomic window encodes:
- a CDS encoding sigma factor, which yields MTEGCRDSWLCRTDRLGNDELCALMAKVAKHGPRASQQLLATVKPLLSAFYEGQVQAGRARREEVDGLIQEAFMALQQRRADYDPGVPFRAWLIAIARETLLYRWHNQGRDAGVAAPLNEAGRAV from the coding sequence ATGACCGAAGGCTGCCGCGATAGCTGGCTGTGCAGAACCGACCGTCTGGGGAACGATGAACTGTGTGCGTTGATGGCCAAGGTCGCCAAACACGGCCCGCGGGCTTCACAGCAGCTGCTGGCAACAGTGAAGCCGCTGCTCAGCGCCTTCTACGAGGGCCAGGTACAAGCCGGGCGGGCCAGGCGTGAAGAAGTCGACGGTCTGATCCAGGAGGCTTTCATGGCGCTCCAGCAACGACGGGCAGACTATGACCCCGGCGTTCCGTTTCGCGCATGGCTGATCGCGATTGCCCGGGAAACCTTGCTCTACCGCTGGCACAACCAAGGCCGCGATGCCGGCGTTGCAGCCCCCCTCAACGAAGCCGGCAGAGCGGTCTGA
- a CDS encoding helix-turn-helix transcriptional regulator, whose translation MESAPDDLHESLSLQLAFGPFCVTPGKRLLTKSGSTVEIGGRALDLLIALLERPGRVLSKRELIKRVWPDIVVAEGSLRFHMTGLRRILGDGEDGARYISTQVGVGYAFVAPIERLQSGDSAISSVTSAQAGGKRFISTVGNLPARARLIGRDDDVQRVIDRLQEPKLLTIVGPGGVGKTSLAVEVGHRLAADNDDPVRFVDLAQVEDATLVPSSLAGSLGIPVQAEDPLFVLLAHLRARKLVLIIDNCEHLIDAVSAVVEQIRAAAPGVSLLATSREPLRTLGEHVHWLSPLDFPGETQALSADELLGFAAVKLFVDRASSGNPSLFLEAGNAQMIADMCRRLEGMALPIELAAVRVARHGLHATHALLGERFSLGWSGRRTALPRHQTLRAMLDWSYALLSMQEQLVFDRLAVFVGPFSLEAASQILTDTQIDSLTAVTTLDELASKGLVSVDHSDAMATYRLLEMTRAYAREKLVARGDTEAHALSFRHAAYFMDLLGRLGSTPDEIFEQSSRLASQLGNIRNALEWSFGPQGDPGLALPLAAASAPLFLHFSLMVECRTWCSRATELLELGYFGTPTEMELQAALGLVLMFTRGNSEAAHKALLRALAIAEGLGDHESRLRLLGRLQIFSERIGDFPSSLAWAEQAVAVGNLIGTPEAIAVAASLAGISHHLLGNQTLARRELEKSLRNSLPSERSSTVHYGFDHRNRTGLALARTLWLMGFPDQARRWAEQVEAEAAALDHPVTYCIALVWTLCIYIWTGDLEKAANGLETFRKTAEANALAPYVAAAMGVQGAIAIRAGQPGNAVALLEESLARLRGMRYELLTTSFETSLVEGLVLSGQYEKASAQVEATIRHCRQSGDAYALPELLRIKAAILKTLGPGNPVAVEDTLNESIALSQRQGALSWELRSSMDLATLWLEQARVHEARNLLAACNERMSEGHDTLDARQLQALWQRTLASPGLS comes from the coding sequence GTGGAGTCAGCCCCGGACGACCTGCACGAATCGTTGAGCCTGCAACTTGCCTTCGGTCCTTTCTGCGTGACGCCGGGCAAGCGATTGCTCACTAAAAGTGGCTCCACTGTGGAAATCGGCGGACGAGCGCTGGACTTGCTCATTGCATTGCTCGAGCGTCCCGGACGGGTATTGTCCAAGCGCGAATTGATCAAGCGGGTCTGGCCCGATATCGTGGTCGCGGAAGGCAGCCTTCGTTTCCACATGACGGGGTTGCGTCGAATCCTCGGGGATGGAGAAGACGGGGCGCGCTATATCTCCACCCAGGTGGGTGTCGGCTACGCCTTTGTCGCGCCCATCGAACGGCTCCAGTCCGGCGACTCCGCCATCTCCTCTGTCACGTCCGCCCAAGCCGGCGGCAAACGCTTCATCAGCACGGTTGGCAACTTGCCGGCCCGCGCCAGGCTGATCGGTCGGGACGACGATGTGCAGAGGGTTATCGACCGCCTGCAAGAGCCCAAGCTGCTCACCATCGTCGGGCCTGGCGGGGTCGGCAAGACCAGCCTGGCCGTTGAGGTGGGTCACAGGCTCGCTGCCGACAACGACGACCCGGTACGTTTTGTCGATCTCGCTCAAGTCGAGGACGCCACGCTGGTGCCCTCTTCGCTCGCCGGCTCCCTGGGCATTCCGGTGCAGGCCGAAGACCCGCTGTTCGTGTTGCTCGCGCACCTTCGAGCCCGCAAGCTGGTGCTGATCATCGACAACTGCGAACACCTCATCGATGCCGTTTCGGCCGTTGTCGAACAGATCAGGGCGGCGGCGCCCGGCGTGAGCCTGCTGGCGACCAGCCGCGAACCGCTGCGTACCCTGGGCGAACACGTACATTGGCTAAGCCCCTTGGACTTTCCGGGCGAGACACAGGCGCTGAGCGCCGATGAACTGTTGGGATTCGCGGCGGTGAAGTTGTTTGTCGACCGCGCCTCGTCGGGCAATCCTTCGCTGTTTCTGGAAGCCGGCAACGCGCAGATGATTGCCGACATGTGCCGACGTCTCGAAGGCATGGCCTTGCCTATCGAGCTGGCTGCCGTGCGTGTTGCCAGGCACGGCCTGCACGCCACCCACGCCCTGCTGGGCGAGCGTTTTTCCCTGGGCTGGTCCGGACGAAGGACGGCGCTGCCACGCCATCAGACGCTGCGCGCCATGCTCGATTGGAGCTACGCCCTGCTCTCGATGCAAGAGCAACTGGTGTTCGATCGCCTCGCGGTTTTCGTAGGACCGTTTTCCCTGGAGGCAGCCTCGCAGATTCTCACCGACACCCAGATCGACTCCCTCACCGCGGTCACGACGCTGGATGAACTGGCCTCCAAGGGCCTGGTCAGCGTTGATCACAGTGACGCGATGGCAACCTATCGCCTGCTGGAAATGACCCGCGCCTACGCGCGCGAGAAGCTTGTGGCCCGGGGCGATACCGAGGCGCACGCGCTGTCGTTCAGGCACGCGGCCTACTTCATGGACTTGCTCGGTCGGCTCGGCAGCACCCCCGATGAAATATTCGAGCAGTCCTCGCGACTCGCCAGCCAGCTGGGCAATATCAGGAATGCGCTGGAATGGAGTTTCGGCCCTCAGGGCGATCCAGGGCTGGCGTTGCCCCTGGCCGCCGCGAGCGCACCGTTGTTCTTGCATTTTTCGCTGATGGTCGAGTGCCGCACCTGGTGTTCACGGGCCACCGAACTGCTTGAGTTGGGTTACTTCGGGACACCGACCGAAATGGAATTGCAGGCCGCCCTGGGCCTGGTGTTGATGTTCACTCGGGGGAACAGCGAGGCGGCACACAAAGCGCTGCTCAGGGCCCTGGCCATTGCCGAGGGGCTGGGCGATCACGAATCCCGGCTGAGGCTGCTCGGACGCCTGCAAATCTTCTCGGAGCGCATTGGCGACTTCCCGTCATCGCTGGCCTGGGCCGAACAAGCCGTCGCCGTGGGCAACCTCATCGGCACACCCGAGGCCATCGCCGTGGCCGCCTCGCTGGCCGGTATTTCCCATCACCTGCTCGGCAACCAGACGCTGGCGCGGCGGGAACTGGAAAAGTCCCTGCGCAACAGCCTGCCGTCGGAACGCAGCAGCACCGTTCATTATGGTTTCGATCATCGCAACCGCACCGGGCTGGCCCTGGCGCGGACACTGTGGTTGATGGGGTTTCCCGATCAGGCCCGGCGCTGGGCCGAGCAGGTCGAGGCAGAGGCCGCCGCGTTGGACCACCCGGTGACTTACTGCATCGCCTTGGTCTGGACACTGTGCATTTACATCTGGACGGGGGACCTGGAGAAGGCCGCCAACGGCCTTGAGACCTTCAGGAAAACCGCCGAGGCCAATGCGCTGGCCCCTTATGTAGCAGCGGCAATGGGCGTGCAAGGGGCTATCGCGATCCGTGCCGGGCAACCCGGTAACGCGGTGGCCTTGCTGGAGGAAAGCCTGGCGCGGCTGCGAGGCATGCGTTACGAACTGCTGACCACTTCGTTCGAGACGTCCCTGGTCGAGGGCCTGGTCCTGAGCGGCCAGTACGAGAAGGCGTCGGCGCAGGTCGAGGCCACCATCCGCCACTGCCGCCAGAGCGGCGACGCCTACGCCCTGCCAGAACTGCTTCGGATCAAGGCCGCTATCCTCAAGACACTGGGCCCAGGCAATCCCGTTGCGGTCGAAGACACGCTCAATGAATCGATTGCCCTGAGCCAGCGGCAAGGCGCCTTGTCGTGGGAACTGCGGTCCTCGATGGATCTCGCCACTTTGTGGCTGGAGCAGGCCCGGGTCCACGAGGCCAGGAACCTGCTGGCGGCGTGCAACGAACGAATGTCCGAAGGGCATGACACCCTGGACGCGCGCCAGTTGCAAGCTCTGTGGCAAAGGACGCTGGCATCACCGGGGCTCAGCTGA
- a CDS encoding response regulator transcription factor → MDNTPIVFVVDDDISVRESLELLIGHAQWRPQLFESAQAFLAQPRPAVPSCLILDINLPDLSGLDLQNAIAGDRPMIPIIFITGYGDVPRSVRAMKAGAVEFLTKPFDDEVLLNAIADALEGSRTALSREGDLRALREAYATLTPREQEVLAMVVTGRMNKVIAAELGISEITVKAHRGKVMRKMKARSLADLVKMDAQLTLALS, encoded by the coding sequence ATGGACAACACGCCCATCGTGTTTGTCGTCGACGATGATATTTCCGTGCGCGAGTCGCTGGAATTGCTGATCGGTCACGCCCAGTGGCGACCGCAACTGTTCGAGTCCGCCCAGGCCTTTCTTGCCCAGCCCCGGCCTGCGGTTCCCAGTTGCCTGATACTCGACATCAACCTGCCGGACCTGAGCGGGCTGGACCTGCAGAATGCGATTGCCGGTGACCGGCCCATGATCCCGATCATCTTCATCACCGGCTACGGCGATGTGCCGCGTTCGGTGCGTGCCATGAAGGCCGGCGCCGTGGAGTTCCTGACCAAACCGTTCGACGACGAAGTGCTGCTCAACGCCATCGCCGATGCGTTGGAAGGCAGCCGTACCGCCTTGAGTCGCGAGGGGGACCTGCGTGCGCTGCGAGAAGCCTACGCAACGTTGACTCCCCGTGAGCAAGAGGTCCTGGCCATGGTTGTCACGGGGCGCATGAACAAAGTCATCGCGGCGGAACTGGGGATCAGCGAAATCACCGTCAAGGCCCATCGAGGCAAGGTCATGCGCAAGATGAAGGCCCGCTCCCTGGCTGACCTGGTGAAAATGGATGCCCAGTTGACCCTGGCGCTCAGCTGA
- a CDS encoding organic hydroperoxide resistance protein codes for MINIEKVLYTSHTYTTGGREGVGRSDDGRLDLLLSPPGAPGAGTNPEQLFAVCWSACFLGSLRHACNARKIQFPARAAVNAQVDLVHGEHGFFLQARLAVSLPDIEPDTAQELVEAAHQNCPYSKATRKNIDVTLTIV; via the coding sequence ATGATCAATATCGAAAAAGTGCTTTACACCAGCCATACGTATACAACAGGCGGTCGAGAAGGCGTTGGGCGTAGTGACGATGGTCGACTGGACCTGCTGTTATCCCCCCCAGGCGCGCCTGGAGCCGGCACCAACCCGGAACAACTCTTCGCAGTCTGCTGGTCAGCCTGTTTCCTGGGTTCCTTGCGTCACGCCTGCAACGCTCGCAAGATCCAGTTCCCGGCCCGCGCAGCCGTCAATGCGCAAGTTGATCTGGTCCATGGCGAACACGGTTTTTTCCTGCAAGCCCGGCTGGCCGTTTCGCTGCCCGACATCGAGCCCGATACCGCACAGGAACTTGTCGAGGCTGCCCACCAGAACTGCCCGTACTCCAAAGCCACCCGCAAGAACATCGACGTCACTCTCACCATCGTCTGA
- a CDS encoding TatD family hydrolase, with translation MPKYFDPHIHMVSRTTDDYQNMAAAGITGVIEPAFWQGQARTSVGSFIDYFDTLLGWERFRASMFGIHHFCTIGLNPKEANDLSIANEVLEILPRYLVKDGVVAVGEIGYDDITPEEDRFLAAQLELARQFNLPVLVHTPHRDKIGGTKRTLAVIREVGIDEHLVIIDHLNELTLPLVLETDCWRGHSIYPNTKMSEQRMVALLQEYGTEKMVVNSAADWGISDPLKVPKTGQAMLAAGFSEAQVEQVLFHNPVDFFAQSGQLDKTLVSTPLPIDQRRQWQENSALRGQEPVIK, from the coding sequence ATGCCCAAGTACTTCGATCCGCATATTCATATGGTCAGCCGCACCACCGATGACTACCAGAACATGGCGGCCGCCGGCATTACCGGGGTCATCGAGCCGGCCTTCTGGCAGGGCCAGGCCAGGACCAGTGTCGGCAGCTTCATCGACTACTTCGACACCTTGCTGGGCTGGGAGCGCTTTCGCGCCAGCATGTTCGGCATCCATCATTTCTGCACGATTGGCCTCAACCCCAAGGAAGCCAATGACCTGTCGATCGCCAACGAAGTACTGGAGATCCTGCCGCGCTACCTGGTGAAGGACGGCGTGGTCGCGGTCGGCGAAATCGGCTACGACGACATTACCCCGGAAGAGGATCGCTTCCTCGCCGCGCAACTGGAACTGGCCCGGCAGTTCAATCTGCCGGTACTGGTGCATACCCCGCACCGCGACAAAATCGGCGGCACCAAGCGGACCCTGGCGGTCATTCGCGAAGTCGGGATTGACGAGCACCTGGTGATCATCGACCACCTCAACGAATTGACCCTGCCCCTGGTGCTGGAAACCGACTGCTGGCGCGGCCATTCCATCTACCCCAATACCAAGATGTCGGAACAGCGCATGGTCGCCCTGTTGCAGGAATACGGCACCGAGAAAATGGTGGTCAACAGCGCCGCCGACTGGGGCATCAGCGACCCGCTCAAGGTGCCGAAAACCGGCCAGGCCATGCTGGCGGCCGGCTTCAGTGAAGCGCAGGTCGAGCAGGTGCTGTTCCACAACCCGGTGGACTTCTTTGCCCAGAGCGGCCAGTTGGACAAGACCCTGGTCAGCACCCCGCTGCCCATCGACCAGCGTCGGCAATGGCAGGAAAACTCCGCCCTGCGTGGTCAGGAACCGGTGATCAAATGA
- the eboE gene encoding metabolite traffic protein EboE, whose translation MNVGMGWQAAQVGYCSNVHPTRDLAGLRSSIEQHFKGVRTLRRLDEQDSGLWISALAAAELQQTAARMDFLDLLRRSGLRLTSLNGFPYGQFHQGAVKAEVYLPSWADPKRLMYSLNLARILAQALPPDCQQGVISTVPLGYAAHWNAILHRRAEHQLRQLTASLHRLHEETGKKIVFCLEMEPDCVLEHTDQAIAFFHRLQASDPHHDHLALCFDVCHQAVVFEDCYQSLDKLRQARVPVGKIQLSNALICQLPQDVERREQVLKTLGDFAEATYLHQVKARDGQDRLAAWADLPAALDECARNPGQHPELRIHFHIPLFSEHLLLPELSGSQIALAQTFDFLADHEDFRPVLEVETYSWGVLPEQLRPTTAHAQLQGIARELRWVEEQLRQRQLLQPQAREVYANAL comes from the coding sequence ATGAACGTCGGCATGGGCTGGCAGGCCGCGCAGGTCGGCTATTGCAGCAACGTGCACCCGACCCGTGACCTGGCCGGGCTGCGGTCTTCCATCGAGCAGCATTTCAAGGGCGTGCGCACGCTGCGCAGACTCGACGAACAGGACAGCGGCCTGTGGATCAGCGCCCTCGCCGCCGCCGAACTGCAACAGACGGCGGCGCGCATGGACTTCCTCGACCTGCTGCGGCGCAGCGGGCTGCGCCTGACCTCCCTCAACGGCTTTCCCTACGGCCAGTTTCATCAGGGCGCGGTGAAGGCCGAGGTCTACCTGCCCAGTTGGGCCGATCCGAAGCGGTTGATGTACAGCCTGAACCTGGCGCGGATCCTCGCCCAAGCCCTACCGCCGGATTGTCAGCAGGGCGTGATTTCCACCGTGCCACTGGGGTACGCCGCCCACTGGAACGCAATCTTGCACCGGCGCGCCGAGCATCAGTTGCGCCAACTCACCGCCTCGCTGCACAGGCTGCATGAGGAAACCGGCAAGAAGATCGTGTTCTGCCTGGAGATGGAGCCGGATTGCGTGCTGGAACACACCGACCAGGCCATCGCTTTCTTCCACCGTCTGCAAGCCAGCGATCCGCACCATGATCATCTGGCGCTGTGTTTTGACGTGTGCCACCAGGCCGTGGTCTTCGAGGACTGTTATCAGTCGCTGGACAAACTGCGCCAGGCCCGGGTGCCCGTGGGCAAGATCCAGCTGTCCAACGCCTTGATCTGCCAACTGCCCCAGGATGTCGAGCGCCGCGAACAGGTCCTCAAGACCCTGGGCGATTTTGCCGAAGCCACCTACCTACATCAGGTGAAGGCCCGCGACGGGCAGGATCGCCTGGCGGCCTGGGCAGACCTCCCCGCCGCCCTCGACGAATGCGCGCGCAACCCCGGGCAACACCCCGAATTGCGGATTCATTTTCACATTCCGCTGTTCAGCGAACACTTGCTGCTGCCCGAACTCAGCGGTAGCCAGATCGCCCTGGCACAGACCTTCGACTTCCTTGCCGACCACGAGGATTTTCGTCCGGTACTGGAAGTGGAAACCTACAGCTGGGGCGTCCTGCCCGAGCAACTGCGCCCCACCACCGCGCATGCCCAGCTCCAGGGCATCGCCAGGGAACTGCGCTGGGTCGAAGAGCAACTGCGCCAACGGCAACTGCTGCAACCTCAAGCGCGGGAGGTGTATGCCAATGCCCTCTGA
- a CDS encoding alkaline phosphatase family protein, which produces MPSDRPRQPLLLINVVGLTPALLGASTPHINALLKTARMTTLQPVFPAVTSSVQASILTGLTPSEHGIVGNGWYFRDQAEVRFWLQPNALIQGEKVWHTLKRQLPGFRCSQLFWWYNMYADVDAAITPRPHYPADGRKMFGLYSAPSTLHERIEQQIGEFPFPAFWGPAAGIASSRWIVDCAIAEFDINRPDLQLIYLPHLDYSLQRLGPDHPSIAGEVRAIDSEVGRLLDLAQAQGAAVMLLSEYGIEAVRQSVSINRLLRAEGLLQVRQSLSWELLDPGASAAFAVADHQIAHVYVKQAQDIPRVKALLLRQPGIEQVLDKAEQRAWHLDHPRSGELVAVAEPGHWFDYYYWFDDRKAPDFARTVDIHRKPGYDPLELFIDPAIRFPKLKVARRLLQKKLGFRYYMDLIPLDTGLVRGSHGRLPDSELTGPLLITNCDLPLPQQLAATAVKQLLLEHFLGRPHTDTASAKELPCGEPFPSQF; this is translated from the coding sequence ATGCCCTCTGATCGACCGCGCCAGCCGCTGCTGCTGATCAACGTGGTGGGGCTGACCCCGGCACTGCTGGGCGCGTCGACGCCGCACATCAACGCGCTGCTGAAGACGGCCAGGATGACCACCCTGCAACCGGTGTTCCCGGCCGTCACCTCGTCGGTGCAAGCCTCGATCCTCACCGGGCTGACACCCTCGGAACACGGCATCGTCGGCAACGGCTGGTATTTCCGCGACCAGGCCGAAGTGCGTTTCTGGCTACAGCCCAATGCCTTGATCCAGGGCGAGAAGGTCTGGCACACACTCAAGCGCCAGCTTCCGGGGTTTCGCTGCAGCCAGTTGTTCTGGTGGTACAACATGTACGCGGACGTGGACGCCGCCATCACCCCTCGCCCGCACTACCCCGCCGATGGACGCAAGATGTTCGGCCTGTATTCGGCACCGTCCACGTTGCACGAACGTATCGAACAGCAGATCGGCGAGTTCCCCTTCCCAGCCTTTTGGGGGCCGGCCGCCGGCATCGCGTCGAGCCGCTGGATCGTCGACTGCGCCATCGCTGAATTCGACATCAACCGTCCTGACCTGCAACTGATCTACCTGCCTCACCTGGACTACAGCCTGCAACGCCTTGGTCCTGATCATCCGTCGATTGCCGGTGAAGTACGCGCCATCGACAGCGAGGTGGGTCGTCTGCTGGATCTTGCCCAGGCGCAAGGCGCAGCGGTGATGTTGCTGTCCGAATACGGCATCGAGGCCGTCCGCCAATCGGTGTCTATCAACCGGTTGTTGCGCGCGGAAGGTTTGTTGCAAGTGCGTCAGTCCCTGAGCTGGGAATTGCTCGACCCCGGCGCCAGTGCCGCGTTCGCCGTCGCCGATCACCAGATCGCCCATGTCTATGTGAAACAGGCGCAGGATATTCCTCGGGTCAAGGCGCTGTTGCTGCGCCAACCCGGCATCGAGCAGGTGCTGGATAAAGCCGAACAGCGGGCCTGGCACCTGGACCATCCGCGCAGCGGTGAACTGGTGGCCGTGGCCGAGCCGGGTCATTGGTTCGATTATTACTACTGGTTCGACGACCGCAAGGCCCCCGACTTTGCCCGCACCGTGGACATCCACCGCAAGCCGGGCTACGACCCGCTGGAGCTGTTCATCGACCCGGCCATTCGCTTCCCGAAACTGAAAGTGGCGCGCCGCCTGCTGCAAAAGAAGCTCGGTTTTCGCTACTACATGGACCTGATTCCACTGGACACCGGCCTGGTTCGCGGCAGCCATGGACGCCTGCCCGACAGCGAGCTGACCGGCCCGCTGCTCATCACCAATTGTGATCTGCCATTGCCCCAGCAGCTTGCGGCCACGGCGGTGAAACAACTGCTCCTGGAACACTTCCTGGGGCGCCCTCACACCGACACGGCCAGTGCCAAGGAGCTTCCATGCGGCGAGCCATTTCCATCACAGTTCTGA